In Bacillus marinisedimentorum, the following are encoded in one genomic region:
- the resA gene encoding thiol-disulfide oxidoreductase ResA: MQKKKKRQLFRVAILVILFGALAFTLYTNFFNSKDVVGVGDQAPNFVLEDMEGNKIEMEELRGKGVFLNFWGTWCEPCKEEMPYMQSQYEIYKDRGVEIVAVNVSETKLAVNRFANTYGLTFPIVIDKGEVLDAYGVNPLPTTFLIDKDGKIVDKITAGMTEQMVADYMKKIEP; this comes from the coding sequence ATGCAAAAAAAGAAAAAACGCCAGCTCTTCCGGGTGGCAATTCTGGTTATTTTATTTGGAGCTCTTGCATTTACGCTCTATACAAACTTTTTTAACAGCAAGGATGTAGTAGGTGTGGGCGATCAGGCACCTAACTTTGTCCTCGAAGATATGGAAGGCAATAAAATAGAGATGGAAGAGTTAAGAGGCAAAGGGGTATTTTTGAATTTCTGGGGCACCTGGTGTGAACCATGTAAAGAAGAAATGCCATATATGCAGAGCCAGTACGAAATATACAAAGATCGCGGTGTTGAAATTGTCGCTGTGAACGTTTCAGAGACGAAGCTCGCAGTCAATCGGTTCGCCAATACATACGGATTGACGTTCCCGATTGTGATCGACAAGGGTGAAGTGCTGGATGCCTACGGCGTCAATCCGCTTCCGACAACTTTCTTAATTGATAAAGACGGCAAAATCGTTGATAAAATAACAGCAGGCATGACTGAACAGATGGTCGCGGATTATATGAAAAAAATAGAACCTTAA